A DNA window from Turicibacter sp. TJ11 contains the following coding sequences:
- a CDS encoding phage portal protein: MLKTHSIKQELSRTEIINLVNKHNMMLPKYIKLKEMYENKNAIKHRVQKDPSKPNNKVSHPYADYIVSSIVGYFMGKPISYSFGDNEEVTTLFDDLFSFNDESAENTQLATDASIYGVACELMYVDKDLNPRFKAISPLESIAIYDTSIEENLIGFVRHWKIKVDDEDVDYIEYYTANKILKFTSNGGATEELEHYFGDVPVVVVENNRDLCSDFEKVVDLIDALDKVVSDTANDFETFTNAILMITGTSLDDELIQTLKDSRLLNIDDSSGKAEYLFKDIPDTALENYKNRLVDDIHKFSAVPNMSDENFANNLSGVSMQFKLSSLEFKCATKESYFRKALLRRIELICNLLSLLGKLSLATEEIVKNVDIRFTRNTINNNEELVTRAIQLSTMLSKETILENLLPFIPSVEAELERLATEREESISFMEDNFDSHEPVTDEEDVEVGE, encoded by the coding sequence ATGTTAAAAACACATTCAATCAAGCAAGAGCTATCTCGTACAGAGATTATCAATTTAGTCAATAAGCACAATATGATGTTGCCTAAATACATAAAACTTAAAGAGATGTACGAAAATAAAAATGCAATTAAACATAGAGTACAGAAAGATCCTAGCAAACCTAATAATAAAGTTTCCCATCCGTATGCTGATTATATTGTAAGCTCTATCGTTGGCTACTTTATGGGGAAACCAATCTCATATTCATTTGGTGACAATGAAGAAGTTACAACATTATTTGATGACTTATTTAGTTTCAATGATGAAAGTGCCGAAAACACTCAACTGGCAACAGATGCTTCTATTTATGGGGTAGCTTGTGAGTTAATGTATGTTGATAAAGACTTAAACCCACGCTTTAAAGCAATAAGTCCATTGGAAAGCATTGCTATCTATGATACAAGTATCGAGGAAAATCTAATTGGTTTCGTTCGCCATTGGAAGATTAAAGTAGATGATGAAGATGTAGATTACATTGAATACTACACAGCAAATAAGATTCTCAAATTCACTAGCAATGGTGGAGCAACAGAAGAGCTAGAACACTACTTTGGTGATGTACCAGTTGTTGTGGTTGAGAATAATAGAGACTTATGCTCAGACTTTGAGAAAGTTGTAGATTTAATTGATGCGTTAGATAAAGTCGTATCAGATACAGCTAATGATTTTGAAACATTTACTAATGCTATCTTAATGATTACTGGTACAAGTCTTGATGATGAATTAATTCAGACATTAAAGGATTCTCGATTATTAAATATTGATGACTCAAGTGGTAAGGCAGAATATTTATTTAAAGATATTCCTGATACAGCTTTAGAGAACTATAAGAACAGATTAGTTGATGATATTCATAAGTTTAGTGCAGTACCTAATATGAGTGATGAAAACTTTGCTAATAACCTAAGTGGAGTATCTATGCAGTTTAAATTATCATCATTAGAGTTCAAGTGTGCGACTAAGGAAAGTTACTTCCGTAAGGCACTATTGAGACGTATTGAATTGATTTGTAATTTATTATCACTGTTAGGTAAATTATCATTAGCTACTGAGGAAATTGTTAAGAATGTAGACATTCGATTTACACGTAATACAATCAACAATAATGAAGAATTAGTAACTCGTGCAATTCAATTAAGCACTATGTTATCAAAAGAAACAATCTTAGAGAACTTATTACCATTTATTCCATCTGTTGAAGCAGAGCTTGAGAGACTTGCAACTGAACGTGAAGAAAGCATCTCATTTATGGAAGATAACTTTGACTCACATGAACCAGTAACAGATGAAGAAGATGTTGAAGTAGGTGAGTAA
- a CDS encoding PBSX family phage terminase large subunit, which translates to MIKACQSKRKICMCRRYGTTINNSIWDLTKQMLRQLKLLDKCAINKTERTITLPNGSMIIMLPLDEEEKLLSINGITDFFIEEIFEVPQEIVDQIDLRLRAKAPNLQIYGCFNPISPHHWLYEFCEGDRKPADLFYDRSSYKDNPFLPQSYVDSLESLKTRNPNKYRIFAEGNWGTDLDGLVFKHINFINSHEVDINAMLKDKAWQVRCGMDIGELDPTAIAVSLFNEKTQELYLIKEFYQRGATLDEMYEAIINLGIEKQRIYVDSASPQVISYLKSKGINAQPCIKGSGSVEARISYLQNLDIYVLVDSCPNAQIEFENFVYLKDKKTNAYTNKTDHTFSHLCCDALGYSICDIYSKNKARVHSGFGLGI; encoded by the coding sequence ATTATTAAAGCCTGTCAATCCAAACGTAAGATTTGTATGTGTAGACGTTATGGAACAACTATTAACAATTCCATTTGGGATTTAACTAAGCAAATGCTAAGACAGTTAAAGTTATTAGATAAGTGTGCAATCAATAAGACAGAAAGGACTATCACACTTCCTAATGGCTCAATGATAATCATGTTACCTTTAGATGAGGAAGAGAAGTTATTGAGTATTAATGGTATTACTGACTTCTTTATTGAGGAGATATTTGAAGTACCACAAGAGATAGTAGACCAAATAGACTTACGTTTAAGGGCGAAAGCTCCTAATCTACAAATTTATGGTTGCTTTAACCCGATTAGTCCTCATCATTGGTTGTATGAGTTCTGTGAAGGGGATAGAAAACCAGCTGACTTATTCTACGATAGAAGTAGCTATAAGGATAATCCATTTCTACCTCAATCATACGTAGATTCATTAGAGAGTTTAAAAACTCGTAACCCTAATAAATATCGAATATTCGCTGAGGGAAATTGGGGAACAGACCTAGATGGCTTAGTCTTCAAACATATTAACTTTATCAATAGCCATGAGGTAGATATCAATGCTATGTTGAAAGATAAAGCATGGCAAGTTAGATGTGGTATGGACATTGGAGAACTAGATCCAACGGCTATTGCGGTTAGTTTATTTAACGAAAAGACACAAGAGTTATACCTCATTAAAGAGTTCTACCAACGTGGAGCAACTTTAGATGAAATGTATGAAGCAATTATCAATCTAGGAATAGAGAAACAGAGAATCTATGTCGATAGTGCCTCACCACAGGTCATTAGTTATTTAAAGTCTAAAGGTATCAATGCTCAACCATGTATCAAAGGTAGTGGAAGTGTTGAAGCTAGAATTTCATACTTACAGAACCTAGACATATACGTACTAGTTGATAGTTGCCCTAATGCACAAATCGAGTTTGAAAATTTCGTTTATCTGAAAGATAAGAAAACAAATGCTTATACAAATAAGACAGACCATACCTTTAGTCACTTATGCTGCGATGCACTAGGGTATTCAATTTGTGATATATACAGTAAGAACAAAGCAAGAGTCCATTCAGGATTTGGACTTGGAATTTAA
- a CDS encoding terminase small subunit has protein sequence MACSDIKKKKLTPKMKRFAELYVTNGNATRSYIEAYNKEVGDINSASYKLCKNEGYLLLKNEVVKEYIEELTSQRSPLAKKEWIIDKLLQIVNDPDSKDSDKIKAMDSILKCLGAYTTNQNINAKVEGTTETIIRVSIEDDEDE, from the coding sequence GTGGCTTGTTCAGATATTAAAAAGAAAAAATTAACACCAAAAATGAAACGATTTGCAGAATTATATGTGACTAATGGAAATGCTACAAGAAGTTATATTGAAGCATACAACAAAGAAGTAGGAGATATAAATAGTGCTTCTTACAAGTTATGTAAGAACGAGGGATATTTACTATTAAAGAACGAGGTAGTTAAAGAGTACATCGAAGAGCTAACCAGTCAACGCTCACCACTTGCAAAGAAAGAGTGGATTATTGATAAGTTACTTCAAATAGTGAATGATCCTGACTCTAAAGACTCAGACAAAATCAAAGCAATGGACTCAATCTTAAAATGCTTAGGAGCATATACAACTAACCAAAACATTAATGCTAAGGTTGAGGGAACTACTGAAACTATCATCAGAGTATCGATTGAAGATGATGAAGATGAGTAA
- a CDS encoding TMCO1/EMC3 family protein, protein MNEKEQQLIEEFEETKKEVAEFEKLCKEFQVKAMELKAMKKRIEQEKTRILNKIEQQKIKEDQLAELKQMMKGMK, encoded by the coding sequence ATGAATGAGAAAGAACAGCAATTGATAGAAGAATTTGAAGAAACGAAAAAAGAAGTTGCAGAATTTGAGAAGTTGTGCAAAGAGTTTCAGGTTAAGGCTATGGAACTGAAAGCCATGAAGAAGAGAATTGAGCAAGAGAAAACTAGAATTTTGAATAAGATTGAGCAACAAAAGATTAAAGAAGATCAGCTTGCTGAGTTAAAGCAAATGATGAAAGGAATGAAATAG
- a CDS encoding antA/AntB antirepressor family protein, with translation MNSIVGQPDDYDFKQKEVILFMKLTKANMKKKLGMSDEEIQLVLDYQEAFPSLQDTSKDAVVDGRTLWEELKVQQDFTHWIKKQLEKVDAVEGEDFSVVFENFAQFTQDELKEMSSQQRSAYGVTVEYVLNIDIAKEIAMVTGVAQKMNEETKRLSKLVRKYFIAIEKAIRLAHDWEDTRLESRKLQKHMMRAYEEAYVSEYNRKPRNYGTIQDDVYYVCFDMSAKQLKKELELKYYQAVPEWVEEEIEKALCYTYEKMITFFEMGMLDDKERFNMAVKLFDKKFGGVIEI, from the coding sequence GTGAATAGCATAGTTGGTCAACCCGATGACTATGACTTTAAACAGAAAGAAGTGATTCTATTTATGAAATTAACCAAAGCAAACATGAAGAAAAAATTAGGAATGAGTGACGAAGAAATTCAATTAGTATTGGATTATCAAGAAGCATTTCCTAGTCTACAAGACACAAGTAAAGATGCAGTAGTTGATGGTAGAACTTTGTGGGAAGAATTGAAAGTACAACAAGACTTTACCCACTGGATTAAAAAACAACTGGAGAAAGTGGATGCAGTTGAAGGTGAAGATTTTAGCGTTGTTTTTGAAAACTTCGCTCAGTTTACACAAGACGAACTAAAAGAAATGTCAAGTCAACAACGTTCTGCATATGGTGTGACTGTTGAATATGTGTTAAACATTGATATTGCAAAAGAGATTGCTATGGTGACTGGTGTTGCTCAAAAGATGAATGAAGAAACTAAACGATTGTCAAAGCTAGTTCGTAAATATTTCATCGCTATCGAGAAAGCAATTAGATTAGCTCACGATTGGGAAGATACTCGTTTAGAGAGTAGAAAGTTACAAAAGCATATGATGAGAGCCTATGAAGAAGCATATGTGTCTGAGTATAATCGCAAACCACGTAACTACGGTACGATTCAAGATGATGTTTACTATGTGTGTTTTGACATGAGTGCTAAACAATTGAAAAAAGAATTGGAGCTAAAATACTATCAAGCTGTGCCTGAGTGGGTAGAAGAGGAAATTGAAAAAGCATTATGTTATACATATGAGAAAATGATTACTTTCTTTGAGATGGGTATGTTAGATGACAAAGAAAGATTCAATATGGCGGTTAAATTGTTTGATAAGAAATTCGGTGGAGTAATCGAGATTTAG
- a CDS encoding DEAD/DEAH box helicase family protein, with protein MKTIKLDKSKFLSEQITHEDVKGWIDTYKQGEQVIVKIGCATGMGKTHFINNTITSFLESEDLYMLYLSPRSNLNAQQIADTEGLECVNRYGITTTQSLQQMLVESEDYVREQEDENVVKKSDLPTFDIIVVDESHLLVNDSLFNQESLLVLNWLKEQNKIVIFLSGTGHNLFSQELSPNEISYTSDDDYSMVKEVVIANSDEQLIEKTNEIYTNLKENEKILIITEKLLTGKGEDTQLSKWSRTLPSDQVSFVYSKGSDNKFKMFKAQQGEIKDGTFSTPVLVGTKTIAEGINVTDTNCKYLIQNFSDEDTHLQANGRLRNREGITLVVRAYNNMELNGKVRALNEKYGVAIDAYGNDEKIKVVQMRFKNKIHGLPNGFYRDSNGVIKINKSEMIAVLDTINQYKYAIAHKEGHAGVLKELYTNLQVAGDKIIDMDDVENMMADKELIAYFEKSIEIGEKFVTDEQKDTLVRFCNCRDKQGRLVKTPKAINKILTACGIDYEIKTKRTNKRVEGKVVAVNYWIIEK; from the coding sequence ATGAAAACAATCAAATTAGACAAATCAAAATTTTTAAGTGAGCAAATTACACATGAGGATGTGAAAGGTTGGATTGATACATACAAACAAGGTGAGCAAGTTATTGTTAAGATTGGCTGTGCAACAGGAATGGGAAAAACTCACTTCATTAACAATACAATTACCAGCTTCTTAGAGTCGGAAGATTTATATATGCTATATCTATCACCACGCAGTAACTTAAACGCACAACAAATCGCAGACACAGAAGGATTAGAATGTGTGAATCGTTACGGGATTACAACAACTCAAAGTTTACAACAAATGCTAGTTGAATCAGAAGATTATGTCAGAGAGCAGGAAGATGAGAATGTTGTTAAGAAAAGTGACTTGCCTACTTTTGACATTATCGTGGTAGATGAATCTCACTTATTAGTAAATGATTCACTATTTAATCAAGAGTCACTATTAGTGTTGAATTGGCTAAAAGAACAAAATAAAATTGTCATCTTCCTAAGTGGTACAGGTCACAATCTATTTAGCCAAGAACTGTCACCGAATGAAATTAGCTACACTTCTGATGATGATTACTCAATGGTTAAAGAGGTTGTTATTGCAAATTCAGATGAGCAATTAATCGAAAAGACAAATGAAATTTACACTAATCTTAAAGAAAATGAGAAGATCTTAATCATCACAGAGAAACTACTAACTGGTAAAGGTGAAGATACTCAATTGTCAAAATGGAGCAGAACACTACCAAGCGACCAAGTTTCATTCGTTTATTCTAAAGGTAGTGACAACAAATTCAAAATGTTTAAAGCACAACAAGGTGAAATCAAAGATGGAACATTCTCAACACCTGTATTGGTAGGAACTAAAACTATTGCAGAGGGGATTAACGTAACAGACACAAATTGCAAGTATCTCATTCAAAACTTCTCTGATGAAGATACACACCTACAAGCAAATGGTCGATTACGCAATCGTGAAGGAATTACTTTAGTTGTACGTGCTTACAACAATATGGAACTGAATGGGAAAGTTAGAGCGTTGAATGAGAAGTACGGTGTAGCGATTGACGCTTATGGTAATGACGAAAAGATTAAAGTTGTTCAAATGAGATTTAAAAATAAAATTCATGGACTACCAAATGGATTTTATCGAGATTCAAATGGAGTAATCAAAATCAACAAGTCAGAGATGATTGCAGTATTGGATACAATTAATCAATATAAATATGCAATTGCTCACAAAGAAGGTCATGCAGGTGTGTTGAAAGAATTGTATACCAATCTACAAGTAGCTGGTGACAAAATCATTGATATGGATGATGTTGAGAACATGATGGCAGATAAAGAACTGATTGCTTACTTTGAGAAGTCTATTGAGATTGGTGAAAAGTTTGTTACAGACGAACAAAAAGATACTTTAGTTAGATTCTGCAACTGTCGAGATAAGCAAGGTCGATTAGTTAAAACTCCTAAAGCTATCAACAAGATTCTAACTGCTTGTGGGATTGATTACGAAATTAAAACCAAAAGAACTAATAAAAGAGTTGAGGGGAAAGTTGTAGCTGTGAATTATTGGATCATTGAAAAATAA
- a CDS encoding RNA-guided endonuclease TnpB family protein: MTTKIQSVQKLKVTIVAETEEERNAKYQMIRDEMYNQWRGLNLCMSLLATHHTLNQYNSGAEYRLKSQLKKIDTQIGKQQKVIDDPKSKESKVEEAHQKIETLKEQAEQLKQDFEDKKEYRTDIDVKFNEMYLKDIHQILVNQINFISTETASCVVNRANKDFKNSLSDYMKGNASLISYKRSFPLMLKGRSDAKYEKEDYRGGLHIYYEGDEVHIRWVKGIVFKVITGNNPTRNIDLKYTLNNLVNGQYRISQSQLKFDKNNHLILMLNYRYNKEVEPSYVENRTLGVDLGIAIPAYACLSDDTYIRRGFGSYTDFKRVRDQFAKRRSQLQKSLVMVKGGKGRTKKLKAMQQFRDKERNFARTYNHQLSHKIVKFAKDNKCQFINLEHLTKEGFDNRLLASWSYYELQTMIKYKADREGIEVRFVDPAYTSQTCSHCGHVDKENRKSQAKFECTECKLTLNADHNAAINIARSTNFVKEDKNDD, translated from the coding sequence CTACTAGCTACTCACCACACCTTAAACCAATACAATAGTGGTGCAGAGTATCGACTAAAATCTCAACTGAAAAAGATTGATACTCAAATTGGTAAGCAACAGAAAGTCATTGATGATCCTAAATCAAAAGAAAGTAAAGTTGAAGAAGCTCATCAAAAGATTGAAACCCTCAAAGAACAAGCAGAACAATTAAAGCAAGACTTTGAGGATAAGAAAGAGTATCGCACTGATATTGATGTTAAATTCAATGAGATGTACTTAAAAGACATTCATCAAATTCTAGTTAATCAAATTAATTTCATATCAACTGAAACTGCATCTTGCGTGGTGAATAGAGCAAACAAAGATTTCAAAAATTCTCTTTCTGATTATATGAAAGGGAATGCAAGTCTAATTAGCTATAAGCGTAGTTTCCCTTTAATGCTAAAAGGTCGTTCCGATGCTAAGTATGAAAAAGAAGATTATCGTGGTGGTCTCCACATTTACTACGAAGGTGATGAAGTCCACATTCGTTGGGTTAAGGGAATTGTATTCAAAGTCATTACTGGCAATAATCCAACTCGTAATATTGATTTAAAATACACATTGAACAACCTAGTCAATGGTCAATATCGTATCAGTCAATCTCAATTAAAGTTTGACAAAAACAACCACTTGATTCTTATGTTGAATTATCGTTACAATAAAGAAGTAGAGCCAAGCTATGTCGAAAATCGTACTCTAGGTGTTGACTTGGGAATCGCCATTCCTGCTTATGCTTGTCTATCAGATGATACCTATATACGCAGAGGATTTGGTAGCTACACAGATTTTAAGCGTGTGCGAGATCAATTTGCCAAACGTAGAAGTCAACTGCAAAAATCATTAGTCATGGTTAAAGGTGGAAAAGGTCGTACTAAGAAGTTAAAAGCTATGCAACAATTCAGAGATAAAGAGCGCAACTTCGCTAGAACTTACAATCACCAACTTTCTCATAAGATTGTTAAATTTGCTAAAGACAACAAATGTCAATTTATCAATCTTGAGCATTTGACTAAGGAAGGTTTTGACAATCGTCTACTTGCTAGTTGGTCATACTATGAGCTACAAACGATGATTAAGTACAAAGCTGATAGAGAAGGTATTGAAGTTAGATTTGTTGATCCTGCTTATACAAGTCAAACGTGTAGTCACTGCGGTCATGTTGATAAGGAAAATCGTAAGTCTCAAGCTAAGTTTGAGTGTACTGAATGTAAACTCACACTTAATGCCGATCATAATGCAGCTATAAATATTGCTAGAAGTACAAATTTTGTTAAAGAAGATAAAAACGACGATTAA